Proteins encoded in a region of the Pseudothermotoga elfii DSM 9442 = NBRC 107921 genome:
- a CDS encoding MFS transporter, whose protein sequence is MAKYSNPFRALRNKNYTLFWIPQSVSLMGTWIDTTLRGWVAVNLFPEDKAAGFIGLIAFLKGFPTVLLSPVSGVLIDWFGPREVLFLTQLADAINATIMAYLVSKNILTPVQLLLLSVLMGISGSFYLPSRNTFIGNIVPKSHLPNALALHSMIFNVARMVGPSIAGFVVKYYGLTFGFIVNALSFVPLLVVLPTIPLKYEHIPPSKRAFIADLKDGIQFTVKNKTLLVTFASLMIYAFFGMPYSMLMQAFAKSAVRTDLVGYGLIMGSMGLGAFIGALVAGGMEPEQVISVREEYLILLIGVSTLATSIFPSIAYIMSFINGAAQTIFFNITNSRTQFVSPGNMRGRTMSLYALISTGASPTGTFIFGLIGNVIGIKNAYTILAFVMISYFFLRRTIVNHKIKSNN, encoded by the coding sequence ATGGCGAAATACTCTAATCCTTTCAGGGCTCTAAGAAATAAAAACTACACACTCTTCTGGATACCCCAAAGTGTTTCTTTGATGGGTACCTGGATAGATACGACGTTGCGCGGCTGGGTCGCTGTTAACTTATTTCCGGAAGATAAAGCAGCGGGTTTTATAGGACTGATTGCGTTTTTAAAAGGTTTTCCAACAGTCTTATTATCGCCAGTAAGCGGGGTACTTATAGATTGGTTTGGACCGAGAGAGGTGCTTTTTTTAACACAACTTGCCGATGCAATAAATGCAACAATAATGGCATACCTCGTAAGTAAAAATATCCTGACTCCCGTTCAGTTACTGTTGCTGAGTGTTCTTATGGGAATATCAGGTTCCTTTTATTTGCCTTCAAGGAACACTTTTATTGGAAACATAGTACCTAAGAGTCATTTACCCAATGCACTTGCACTGCATTCTATGATATTTAACGTTGCAAGAATGGTAGGACCATCTATAGCCGGATTCGTGGTGAAATACTACGGGTTGACTTTCGGCTTTATCGTGAATGCACTTTCATTCGTTCCTTTACTTGTAGTGCTTCCAACAATACCTTTAAAATATGAACACATTCCTCCATCCAAGCGAGCTTTTATAGCAGATTTAAAAGACGGCATCCAATTCACTGTTAAGAACAAAACGCTGCTGGTAACATTTGCTTCGCTTATGATATACGCCTTTTTTGGTATGCCATACAGCATGCTTATGCAGGCTTTCGCAAAAAGTGCGGTCAGAACAGATCTTGTAGGTTACGGTTTAATCATGGGGTCGATGGGGCTTGGAGCTTTTATAGGTGCTCTGGTTGCAGGAGGCATGGAACCAGAACAGGTCATATCTGTTAGGGAAGAATATCTCATACTTTTAATCGGGGTGAGTACACTTGCAACATCTATCTTTCCATCTATAGCATATATCATGTCATTTATAAATGGTGCAGCACAGACAATTTTTTTCAACATAACAAACAGTCGCACACAGTTTGTTTCTCCGGGTAATATGAGAGGGCGTACAATGTCTTTGTACGCCCTTATAAGCACTGGAGCATCGCCAACCGGTACATTCATTTTCGGCCTGATTGGAAATGTCATCGGTATCAAAAACGCTTATACAATACTTGCATTTGTGATGATTTCTTACTTTTTCTTAAGAAGGACAATTGTGAACCACAAGATCAAATCAAATAACTGA
- a CDS encoding sulfite exporter TauE/SafE family protein, giving the protein MLYILIFLSGIASGFLNVVAGGGSLITLPLLTMLGMGIDIANGTNRIAILLQNIVAVRNFHKNRVLPVKTALLYAVPAAIGSIVGTAIVVDINKDLLKKIVGVVLLIMAVFLLSKPKMWTEERKKSVNVFLTAFVFFCIGVYGGFIQAGVGFFFIFFTATLLGFDLVRNNALKVFIVLAYTPISLLIFVLNGKVEPLAGLILGLGSMLGASMGARFAIKKGANWLRFIVFAAVIVSGISYLI; this is encoded by the coding sequence GTGCTTTATATTCTTATTTTTCTATCCGGTATAGCTTCTGGTTTTTTGAATGTTGTGGCAGGTGGCGGCAGTCTTATAACTCTTCCGCTTTTAACTATGCTCGGCATGGGGATAGATATAGCAAACGGCACAAACAGAATAGCTATTCTTCTTCAAAATATAGTGGCAGTGAGAAATTTTCATAAAAACAGAGTTTTACCTGTTAAAACAGCCTTGTTATATGCAGTACCGGCTGCTATTGGATCAATTGTTGGTACTGCTATAGTTGTTGATATAAACAAAGATCTGCTTAAAAAGATAGTTGGTGTAGTATTACTCATTATGGCTGTTTTTTTGCTGTCAAAACCAAAGATGTGGACTGAAGAGAGAAAAAAGAGCGTCAACGTTTTTCTGACTGCTTTTGTCTTCTTTTGTATAGGTGTGTATGGTGGGTTTATTCAGGCTGGGGTTGGGTTTTTCTTCATATTTTTTACTGCGACACTTCTTGGGTTTGACCTGGTCAGAAATAATGCTCTCAAGGTCTTCATAGTGCTTGCCTACACACCAATTTCTTTGTTGATATTTGTTCTCAATGGAAAAGTGGAGCCATTGGCAGGACTGATACTTGGGCTTGGAAGTATGCTTGGTGCTTCTATGGGAGCGAGATTTGCTATAAAGAAAGGTGCTAACTGGTTGAGATTTATAGTTTTTGCTGCTGTGATTGTAAGTGGCATCAGTTATTTGATTTGA
- a CDS encoding M42 family metallopeptidase: MNKALVDELIEFSLSAGISGREEKIRDLVISRLPGVNYKVDNVGNLVVELGEGNESVAIMAHMDEIGLLITGITPDGCLTFRKVGGFDDRLLLGEHVNVVTDSGVVDGVIGITPPHLGGIQSAENLRIDVGAHNKEEAEEMGIKVFDFAVFKKHVSVLNNRYLSVRSLDDRFGCVALIYVLKNIIKKSLKKKIYFVWTVQEEIGLKGAKAFVSRNRIDMCYAVDSFACCSSLTGPVMCGKGPVLRVADNSAIASYDEVKKILRLANANGVPVQIGVTGGGTDGSTAMEFGSKMVPVTLAVKYLHSQAEYISLEDFENLTKLLSILLEK; this comes from the coding sequence GTGAACAAGGCATTAGTTGATGAGCTTATTGAGTTTTCATTATCAGCTGGCATTTCCGGGAGGGAAGAAAAAATAAGGGATCTTGTCATATCTCGTCTTCCCGGTGTGAATTACAAGGTAGATAATGTTGGAAATCTTGTAGTTGAGCTTGGAGAAGGAAATGAATCAGTTGCCATCATGGCTCATATGGATGAAATAGGTCTTTTGATAACCGGTATCACGCCGGATGGATGCCTTACATTCAGGAAAGTTGGTGGTTTCGATGATCGACTTTTGCTCGGGGAGCATGTGAATGTTGTGACAGATTCCGGTGTGGTAGATGGCGTTATAGGGATAACTCCTCCACATCTTGGGGGGATTCAATCAGCAGAAAACCTGAGAATAGATGTAGGTGCTCACAACAAAGAAGAAGCAGAAGAAATGGGAATAAAGGTTTTTGATTTTGCTGTTTTTAAGAAGCACGTCAGTGTTTTGAACAACAGATATCTTTCAGTAAGGTCACTTGATGACAGATTTGGCTGTGTAGCTTTAATCTATGTTTTAAAAAACATCATAAAGAAAAGTCTCAAAAAGAAGATTTATTTTGTCTGGACTGTTCAGGAAGAAATAGGGCTAAAAGGCGCCAAAGCTTTTGTTTCGAGAAATAGAATCGATATGTGTTATGCTGTGGATTCTTTCGCGTGCTGTTCTTCTTTGACAGGACCGGTTATGTGTGGAAAAGGACCTGTTTTGAGAGTGGCAGATAACAGTGCTATAGCGAGTTATGACGAGGTGAAAAAAATACTTCGTCTTGCAAATGCAAACGGTGTTCCAGTACAAATAGGGGTGACGGGAGGAGGCACAGACGGATCAACAGCAATGGAGTTTGGCTCAAAGATGGTACCAGTAACACTGGCTGTTAAATATCTGCATTCTCAGGCTGAATATATTTCTCTTGAAGATTTTGAGAATCTGACAAAGCTTTTGTCAATCCTGCTTGAAAAATAG
- a CDS encoding ABC transporter ATP-binding protein, with product MAVIQTVDLTKRFGELKAVDTVNLAVEKGEIYGFLGPNGAGKTTTIRMLTGTLKPTSGEVKILGIDMRSNEIEIKKRIGVVPDEPKIYPNLKGYEFINFIGDIYRLDKVKMNQRVEELCEAFSIDFLQKAVSDMSHGMKQKLYLVSVLMRKPEILFLDEPTVGLDARSAKILKMLLQKYTSDGSTVFMTTHVLEIAEKMCTRIGIIHKGKLIVEGTLSQLREYVKSSQASLEDVFLQLTTEGEDIASIVKEL from the coding sequence ATGGCTGTGATACAGACAGTTGATTTGACAAAAAGATTCGGTGAACTGAAAGCGGTTGATACTGTAAATTTGGCAGTAGAGAAAGGAGAAATCTATGGTTTTCTCGGGCCAAATGGCGCTGGGAAAACCACAACTATAAGAATGCTCACAGGGACTCTGAAGCCAACTTCTGGCGAGGTAAAAATACTTGGAATAGATATGAGATCTAACGAGATAGAGATTAAGAAAAGAATTGGTGTGGTTCCAGATGAACCGAAGATCTATCCAAATTTGAAAGGGTACGAATTCATAAATTTTATTGGAGATATTTATCGACTTGACAAGGTAAAGATGAATCAGCGTGTGGAAGAGCTGTGTGAGGCTTTTAGTATAGATTTTCTTCAGAAAGCGGTTTCTGATATGTCTCATGGCATGAAGCAAAAACTTTATCTTGTGAGTGTTTTGATGAGAAAGCCAGAAATTCTGTTTCTTGATGAGCCTACTGTCGGCCTTGATGCAAGATCTGCAAAAATTTTGAAGATGCTTTTACAGAAATATACATCTGATGGAAGCACTGTTTTCATGACAACACATGTACTGGAGATAGCAGAAAAGATGTGTACAAGAATTGGGATAATACACAAAGGTAAGCTTATAGTTGAAGGAACGCTTTCTCAACTTCGCGAATATGTTAAAAGTTCCCAGGCTTCTCTTGAAGATGTTTTCTTGCAGTTAACGACTGAAGGTGAGGATATAGCTTCGATTGTGAAGGAGTTGTGA
- a CDS encoding PhoH family protein yields MVKNYVLDTNVLIHDPQAIYSFQDNNVILPLPVIEELDKLKRRSDSAGKSAREVIRELDKLRLTGDLSKGIKLKNSGTVSIMTITDGKRETPDFLYEKYVDNWILGYVLRLGRTSSVPTILVSKDISLRVKASALGIAAQDYLTDRSDLSVLPSGYVEVHQELREGQEFDSMENQYIKSPSGYFKVRNKTLRRISIDLSSSIWGIHALNEQQLFAMDALLDDEVKLVTLIGIAGTGKTLIALACALEKTLKDKKYKRIIVTRPLVPMGKDIGYLPGSIEEKLQPWIEPVMDNLEFLFDRVQMNLKEFLKKDIMQISALSFIRGRSIPDQYIIVDEAQNLTPHEVKTILTRVGEGAKIVLLGDAYQIDTPYLDKDSNGLVYAASRLIGNHLVAHITLTKGERSELATLAASKL; encoded by the coding sequence ATGGTGAAAAATTATGTACTTGACACAAATGTTTTAATTCATGATCCGCAAGCTATATATTCTTTTCAGGACAATAACGTTATACTGCCTTTACCTGTTATAGAGGAATTGGATAAGCTCAAAAGAAGGTCTGATTCAGCCGGAAAATCAGCAAGGGAAGTGATAAGAGAGCTTGACAAACTCAGACTCACGGGTGATCTATCAAAAGGGATAAAACTGAAAAATTCAGGTACAGTAAGTATCATGACGATCACTGACGGCAAAAGAGAGACTCCCGATTTTCTCTATGAAAAATATGTTGACAACTGGATACTTGGCTACGTTTTGAGACTCGGTAGAACTTCTTCTGTTCCAACAATCCTGGTGAGTAAAGATATCAGTTTAAGAGTGAAAGCTTCAGCGCTTGGTATAGCGGCTCAGGATTATTTGACTGATAGATCGGACCTCTCGGTTCTGCCATCTGGTTATGTGGAAGTGCACCAAGAACTCAGAGAAGGTCAGGAATTTGATAGTATGGAGAATCAATATATAAAAAGTCCATCAGGTTATTTTAAGGTGAGAAACAAAACACTCAGGAGGATATCTATTGACCTGTCGAGTAGTATCTGGGGCATCCACGCACTCAATGAACAACAGCTTTTTGCGATGGATGCTTTGCTCGACGATGAGGTAAAACTTGTCACGCTTATTGGTATAGCAGGAACGGGTAAAACGTTAATAGCGCTTGCATGTGCACTTGAAAAAACTCTCAAAGATAAGAAATACAAGCGGATAATTGTTACCAGACCACTGGTACCTATGGGAAAAGATATTGGATATTTGCCAGGTTCTATAGAAGAGAAGTTGCAGCCATGGATAGAGCCGGTGATGGATAATCTTGAGTTTCTCTTTGACAGAGTGCAGATGAATTTGAAAGAATTTCTCAAAAAAGATATTATGCAGATAAGTGCTTTGAGTTTTATAAGAGGCAGAAGTATACCAGATCAGTACATCATAGTTGATGAAGCTCAAAATCTAACTCCTCATGAGGTGAAGACTATTCTGACAAGAGTAGGCGAAGGTGCAAAAATAGTGCTTCTGGGAGATGCTTATCAGATAGATACACCTTATCTTGATAAAGACAGCAACGGACTTGTTTATGCTGCTTCAAGGCTAATTGGCAATCATCTTGTTGCGCATATAACTCTTACAAAAGGTGAGAGATCTGAACTTGCCACACTGGCCGCAAGCAAACTTTAA
- a CDS encoding 3'-5' exonuclease produces the protein MILNESLFCAMDTETTGIDPMNGDRIVEVAIVPVYKGRILYRSIYHTLVNPKIRIPATIEKIHRITNEDIENAPTIEQVFGQMRSFMRRSIMIFHRAEFDLTFIDISAKEIGTFPPSIDYIDTREISEIIFGEKKALSWLAERFGFEKPNHRALTDAITTAKLFLKMTRKLAGSQIEELVHTWRGQEW, from the coding sequence ATGATTTTGAACGAAAGCCTTTTTTGTGCTATGGATACTGAAACAACAGGGATTGACCCTATGAACGGCGATAGGATAGTTGAAGTTGCTATTGTACCCGTTTACAAAGGCAGAATACTGTATCGTTCTATCTATCACACACTCGTGAACCCAAAGATAAGAATTCCTGCAACAATAGAAAAAATTCACAGGATAACCAATGAAGATATAGAGAATGCCCCAACCATTGAACAGGTTTTCGGACAAATGAGATCTTTTATGCGCAGATCAATAATGATTTTTCACAGAGCTGAGTTTGATTTAACCTTCATAGATATTTCCGCAAAAGAAATCGGAACATTTCCACCTTCAATTGACTACATAGACACCAGGGAAATATCCGAGATAATCTTTGGTGAGAAAAAAGCACTCTCGTGGTTGGCCGAGAGATTTGGTTTTGAAAAACCAAATCATAGAGCTCTAACAGACGCAATAACAACAGCTAAGTTGTTTTTGAAGATGACACGCAAACTCGCTGGCTCACAAATCGAAGAACTCGTTCATACATGGAGGGGTCAAGAATGGTGA
- a CDS encoding mechanosensitive ion channel family protein, translating into MSKELLIKILESIITIVVSYLVYRLLYKSIAKTFEVAGKELRMKNTVRVFLATFTVVISLMVILNIWKINLVPYLTAFGITGFVVGLAFQEPLSNFISGILVLLTGKLREGDVVDVDGTSGVVEVINYNHTILRMFDGKKILIPNKQVWNGKITHFWPGPVRRLSMKISVSYDSDLSKVLELLQKCVEEEPLVEKEGVSNFVVFSGFADSSIDFEVLYWIKRENYFEAQHALAQRIKRTFDENGISIPFPQMDVHIEGRN; encoded by the coding sequence ATGTCGAAGGAATTGTTGATTAAAATCCTGGAATCAATTATTACTATTGTGGTTTCATATCTTGTTTACAGACTTTTGTACAAGTCTATAGCCAAAACATTTGAGGTAGCTGGCAAAGAATTGAGGATGAAAAACACGGTGAGAGTTTTTCTCGCTACGTTTACCGTCGTTATTTCGCTGATGGTAATTCTGAATATATGGAAAATAAATCTCGTACCATATTTAACTGCGTTTGGAATAACCGGTTTTGTTGTTGGTCTCGCTTTTCAAGAACCACTATCGAATTTCATATCGGGCATTCTGGTGCTGCTCACCGGTAAATTAAGAGAAGGAGATGTTGTGGACGTCGATGGTACAAGTGGTGTTGTGGAAGTGATCAACTACAATCATACAATATTGAGAATGTTCGATGGCAAGAAGATCCTTATCCCAAATAAGCAGGTCTGGAATGGCAAGATAACACACTTCTGGCCTGGCCCTGTTAGAAGACTGTCCATGAAAATATCGGTTTCTTACGATTCGGATCTTTCAAAAGTTCTTGAACTTCTGCAGAAATGTGTTGAAGAGGAACCCCTTGTGGAAAAAGAAGGAGTCAGTAATTTTGTAGTTTTCAGCGGTTTTGCTGATTCATCAATAGATTTCGAGGTTTTATACTGGATAAAACGTGAAAATTATTTTGAAGCTCAGCATGCACTGGCTCAGAGAATCAAGAGAACTTTCGACGAAAATGGAATATCTATTCCTTTCCCACAGATGGATGTTCACATAGAAGGGAGAAATTGA
- a CDS encoding sensor histidine kinase: protein MPLSASSQKIYTLISSFIRQTSNVKDPETLLASLIKIVQKFVNCELIAILDSDFNLRISDGGEFAPDNELMEMIKWSTKTLSFTSIPEGSKIALIFPLVKVDRILGVLIAYTHEEPAFEVIDTIRTFAFLSATVLENLELYQSLEKQHEVVEETMRYMQQIFNSFPQMVVVLDSNLNPVFSNLQYVHHQKDSDLVKTIEKVASTVLTTKMRQIIEVELNESFYSIIAENVEYEDQPQVLITITDVTNTKELEKLRAADRLKTDFIATVSHELRTPLTAIKAYTETILADPESMDKDTLTGFLQIVYKESLHLESLLDELLDFAKLEQKAMVLEKSKFDLTELIMQVIQSMSEFARSKKVKLQCGKSKPIYIVADQKRIRQVLINLISNGIKYSKEEASEKYVKLSAETHQDSVIISVADNGIGIEKQHQNKIFEKFFRADSVSDYRTEGTGLGLAISKEIVELHGGQIWFESKPHEGTVFYVKIPQGE, encoded by the coding sequence ATGCCACTATCAGCAAGTTCTCAAAAAATTTACACACTGATTTCAAGCTTTATAAGACAGACAAGTAATGTAAAAGATCCGGAGACCTTGCTTGCTTCACTGATTAAAATCGTTCAGAAATTTGTCAACTGCGAATTAATTGCAATACTTGACAGCGATTTCAACCTTAGGATTTCTGACGGTGGTGAGTTTGCACCGGACAATGAACTGATGGAAATGATAAAATGGTCAACCAAAACACTTTCCTTTACATCTATACCAGAAGGAAGCAAAATTGCTCTGATTTTTCCACTTGTAAAAGTGGATAGAATTCTCGGCGTGCTCATCGCTTATACACATGAAGAACCTGCTTTCGAAGTAATTGACACGATCCGCACATTTGCTTTTCTTTCTGCTACAGTGCTGGAAAATCTGGAGTTGTACCAGTCGCTCGAAAAGCAACACGAAGTTGTAGAAGAAACAATGAGATATATGCAGCAAATTTTTAACTCCTTTCCACAAATGGTTGTTGTTCTCGATTCAAATCTCAATCCCGTTTTTTCAAACCTTCAGTACGTTCATCACCAAAAAGATAGTGACCTGGTGAAAACTATAGAAAAAGTAGCCAGCACGGTATTAACTACAAAAATGCGGCAAATAATCGAAGTAGAGTTAAACGAATCTTTTTATTCAATTATTGCGGAAAATGTGGAATATGAAGATCAACCGCAGGTACTGATAACCATTACCGATGTGACAAATACCAAAGAACTTGAAAAACTCAGGGCAGCAGATAGACTAAAAACAGATTTCATAGCCACCGTTTCTCACGAATTGAGAACACCTTTGACTGCTATAAAGGCCTACACAGAAACAATTCTGGCTGATCCTGAAAGTATGGATAAAGATACTCTAACAGGCTTTTTGCAAATTGTATACAAAGAAAGCCTTCATCTGGAAAGTTTGTTGGATGAATTGCTCGATTTTGCAAAACTGGAACAAAAAGCTATGGTTCTCGAAAAAAGTAAATTTGATTTGACCGAGCTCATAATGCAGGTAATTCAATCAATGTCGGAGTTTGCCAGATCAAAAAAAGTGAAACTCCAATGTGGCAAAAGTAAGCCAATCTATATAGTTGCAGACCAGAAGAGAATTCGGCAGGTTCTGATAAACCTTATAAGCAACGGAATAAAATATAGCAAAGAAGAGGCCAGCGAAAAATACGTCAAGCTTTCAGCTGAGACTCACCAGGATTCAGTAATCATTTCAGTAGCCGACAATGGGATAGGAATAGAAAAACAACATCAAAATAAAATCTTTGAGAAGTTTTTCAGAGCAGATTCCGTTTCCGATTATCGAACAGAAGGAACAGGCCTTGGACTTGCGATAAGTAAAGAAATTGTTGAACTTCATGGGGGGCAAATCTGGTTTGAAAGCAAACCCCATGAAGGAACGGTTTTCTACGTCAAAATTCCACAGGGAGAGTAG
- a CDS encoding HDOD domain-containing protein has translation MHFEDILSKIEELPTPDPIVQKIISVASDPNASAKELSEVIKLDASLTVRILRLVNSAYYGLPRKIVALNEAIMILGFKTVRNIALSVFTYSSVLKGNKKSSINHMQLWKHFLGVAVGCELLAQMTGYPNKEELFIAGLLHDIGKVALDYISPDAFSAVAKLTENLGISFSQAEEKLNLPNHAMISGKMIEQWNLPEIVVQSAAGHHVPNNFADSVYSDVVAMVHISDFFINLMKHGNSYTYGGLKLSSFALNILGIKPRFLTNYADKMKDKLKAAEEFMKIEQEVS, from the coding sequence ATGCATTTCGAAGACATTTTGAGCAAAATTGAAGAGCTACCGACGCCGGATCCAATTGTACAGAAAATAATATCTGTCGCGTCTGATCCAAACGCTTCCGCCAAGGAATTATCCGAGGTCATTAAACTCGATGCGAGTTTAACTGTTCGAATACTGAGACTTGTCAACTCAGCGTATTATGGCTTGCCTCGCAAAATAGTGGCTTTGAATGAAGCCATAATGATCTTGGGATTTAAAACAGTTCGAAATATCGCTCTAAGTGTTTTCACCTACAGCTCAGTCTTAAAAGGAAATAAGAAATCCTCTATAAATCACATGCAACTTTGGAAACACTTTCTTGGTGTCGCGGTTGGCTGTGAGCTTCTGGCTCAAATGACAGGCTACCCCAACAAAGAAGAACTGTTCATAGCAGGATTACTTCACGATATTGGCAAAGTTGCACTTGACTACATTTCACCCGATGCATTCAGCGCTGTTGCAAAACTGACAGAGAACTTAGGAATCTCGTTCTCACAGGCTGAAGAAAAATTAAATCTTCCAAATCACGCCATGATAAGTGGTAAAATGATAGAGCAGTGGAATCTTCCAGAGATAGTAGTTCAATCTGCCGCGGGTCACCATGTACCGAATAATTTTGCAGATTCTGTATATTCGGATGTAGTTGCCATGGTACACATATCTGATTTTTTTATCAATCTTATGAAACACGGCAATTCGTATACTTACGGAGGTTTAAAGCTATCCTCTTTTGCCTTGAATATACTTGGTATAAAACCCCGCTTTTTAACCAATTATGCAGATAAAATGAAAGATAAATTAAAGGCGGCGGAGGAATTTATGAAAATAGAACAGGAGGTGTCCTGA
- the rbfA gene encoding 30S ribosome-binding factor RbfA, whose product MRPDYRKAMLESEIMKLITEALREAKDPKISGQIITISRVELSNDKRFADVYVSAMGDKDERVKTVEYLDKIKGYFRTYLANNLDLYTAPQIRFKEDPGIEASVRIQELLNKIKEEETQ is encoded by the coding sequence ATGAGACCTGATTACAGAAAAGCTATGCTTGAATCTGAAATCATGAAACTTATTACTGAAGCTTTGAGAGAAGCGAAAGATCCAAAGATCTCCGGACAGATCATAACTATCTCCCGTGTAGAACTATCAAATGATAAAAGATTTGCTGATGTTTATGTCAGTGCCATGGGTGATAAAGATGAACGGGTTAAAACTGTTGAGTATTTGGACAAAATAAAAGGTTATTTCAGAACATATTTAGCCAACAACCTTGATCTGTACACGGCGCCTCAAATTAGATTCAAGGAAGATCCGGGAATTGAAGCCAGTGTGAGAATACAGGAATTGCTTAACAAGATTAAGGAGGAAGAAACTCAGTGA
- the truB gene encoding tRNA pseudouridine(55) synthase TruB: MIPNGILLVDKPEGITSHDVVNEVRKKLCVRKVGHAGTLDPFATGLLIIGVGNGTRVLEYLMNHEKVYRVKMRLGIITETFDITGEIVEKRPVNVTESQIIEVLKSFTGTYKQVPPAYSARKYKGEKLYELARKGKIIRLPPREVTVYEIKDISVEGCDISFTAKVSPGTYIRSLCMDVGYALNCGAVAVELRRLSTGSFSVDEAIDVFKIDELEILKHLRKLSSILDFPKVILKREALGKAFNGAKIKVSDIEKFEEFEKNSLVQVIFSNELICIARTERKSSFIRTLMKKEADENLLKPLKVFRGNLT; encoded by the coding sequence GTGATTCCAAATGGGATCTTGCTTGTTGACAAGCCAGAAGGAATTACTTCTCACGATGTAGTCAATGAAGTGAGAAAAAAGCTGTGTGTGAGGAAAGTCGGGCATGCAGGAACACTTGATCCGTTTGCAACAGGGCTTTTGATAATCGGTGTCGGAAATGGGACAAGAGTACTCGAATATCTGATGAACCATGAAAAAGTTTATCGGGTGAAAATGAGGCTTGGGATAATAACAGAAACCTTCGATATTACTGGCGAAATTGTTGAAAAAAGGCCTGTAAATGTCACTGAATCGCAGATTATTGAGGTTCTAAAATCCTTTACAGGAACTTATAAACAAGTTCCGCCAGCCTATTCTGCTCGAAAATATAAAGGTGAGAAACTGTACGAGCTTGCAAGAAAAGGTAAAATAATAAGATTACCACCCCGGGAAGTGACTGTATATGAAATAAAAGATATCTCTGTTGAAGGTTGCGATATTTCATTCACAGCAAAAGTCTCACCGGGTACTTACATAAGGTCTTTATGCATGGACGTTGGATATGCCCTGAATTGTGGAGCAGTAGCAGTTGAACTGAGAAGACTATCAACAGGCTCGTTCAGTGTTGATGAAGCTATAGATGTTTTCAAAATCGATGAACTGGAAATTCTAAAGCATTTGAGAAAACTATCATCAATTCTTGATTTTCCGAAAGTGATTCTTAAGAGAGAAGCTCTCGGGAAAGCTTTTAACGGAGCAAAAATTAAAGTAAGTGATATAGAAAAATTCGAAGAATTCGAAAAAAATAGTCTGGTTCAGGTGATATTTAGCAACGAACTGATATGCATAGCCAGAACCGAGAGAAAATCATCGTTTATAAGAACATTGATGAAAAAAGAAGCTGATGAAAACCTTTTGAAACCTCTGAAGGTTTTCAGGGGGAATCTTACGTGA